A single Vigna radiata var. radiata cultivar VC1973A chromosome 8, Vradiata_ver6, whole genome shotgun sequence DNA region contains:
- the LOC106771124 gene encoding inosine triphosphate pyrophosphatase, with translation MATARGLVLSRPVTFVTGNAKKLEEVRAILGNSLPFQSLKIDLPELQGEPEDISKEKARMAALQVNGPVLVEDTCLCFNALKGLPGPYIKWFLQKIGHEGLNNLLMAYDDKSAFALCVFSFAAGPDSEPITFSGKTPGKIVPPRGPNDFGWDPIFEPEGYDQTYAEMPKEEKNKISHRSKSLALLKSHFAEAGYTFQINNV, from the exons ATGGCTACTGCAAGAGGGTTGGTCCTGTCACGTCCTGTTACTTTTGTGACCGGAAATGCCAAAAAGCTTGAAGAAGTTCGTGCCATCTTGGGGAATTCCCTTCCTTTCCAGTCGCTCAAAAttgatt TGCCCGAGTTGCAAGGAGAGCCTGAAGATATCTCTAAAGAGAAGGCTCGAATGGCTGCCCTTCAG GTGAATGGACCTGTGTTGGTTGAAGACACTTGTCTCTGCTTCAATGCCTTGAAGGGTCTTCCAG GGCCTTACAT CAAATGGTTTCTGCAGAAGATTGGCCATGAAG GTCTCAACAATTTGCTGATGGCATATGATGATAAATCAGCATTTGCCTTATGTGTATTTTCCTTTGCGGCAGGTCCAGATAGTGAACCTATCACATTTTCTGGAAAAACTCCG GGGAAGATTGTTCCTCCAAGAGGGCCTAATGATTTTGGATGGGATCCTATTTTTGAACCTGAAGGCTATGATCAAAC CTATGCAGAAATgcccaaagaagaaaagaacaaaatttcCCACCGCTCCAAATCTCTTGCATTGCTCAAATCTCATTTTGCAGAAGCTGGTTATACTTTTCAGATCAATAACGTCTGA
- the LOC106772070 gene encoding probable pectate lyase 8 isoform X2, producing MAVVSSSSSSSTSMWVFFFFLLPLFIHLQATMATTTPQISHLRALEAEKLNEQAAVANPEEVVSMVEMSIQNSTQRRNLGFFSCGTGNPIDDCWRCDPNWQRNRKRLADCGIGFGRNAIGGRDGKFYVVTDPRDDDPVNPKPGTLRHAVIQDRPLWIVFKRDMVIQLKQELIMNSFKTIDGRGANVHIANGACITIQFVTNVIIHGLHIHDCVPTGNAMVRSSPTHFGWRTMADGDAISIFSSSHIWVDHNSLSHCADGLVDAVLGSTAITISNNHFTHHNEVILLGHSDSYTRDKLMQVTIAYNHFGEGLIQRMPRCRHGYFHVVNNDYTHWEMYAIGGSANPTINSQGNRYNAPVNPFAKEVTKRVETAESQWKGWNWRSEGDLLLNGAFFTPSGAGASASYARASSLGAKSSSMVGSMTSNAGALGCKRGHQC from the exons ATGGCGGtcgtttcttcttcttcttcttcttctacttccaTGTgggtcttctttttcttccttctgcCGCTGTTCATTCACCTACAAGCAACCATGGCCACCACCACTCCGCAGATCTCTCACCTCAG GGCACTGGAGGCTGAAAAGTTAAATGAACAAGCTGCAGTGGCTAACCCAGAGGAAGTGGTTTCAATGGTTGAGAT GAGCATCCAGAATAGTACACAGAGAAGGAATCTGGGGTTTTTCTCTTGTGGAACTGGTAACCCCATTGATGATTGCTGGCGTTGTGACCCCAACTGGCAGCGCAACAGGAAGCGTCTTGCAGATTGTGGCATTGGATTCGGCAGAAATGCCATTGGTGGTCGCGATGGAAAGTTCTATGTTGTGACTGACCCCAGGGATGATGACCCTGTGAACCCCAAACCTGGCACTCTTCGTCATGCTGTGATACAGGATAGGCCCTTGTGGATTGTGTTCAAGAGGGACATGGTTATTCAGTTGAAGCAAGAGCTAATCATGAACAGCTTCAAGACCATTGATGGAAGAGGAGCCAATGTGCACATTGCTAATGGGGCATGTATCACAATTCAGTTTGTTACCAATGTCATCATCCATGGCCTGCATATTCATGACTGCGTACCTACCGGAAATGCCATGGTGAGGAGCTCCCCCACCCACTTTGGGTGGAGGACAATGGCTGATGGAGATGCCATCTCCATATTTAGCTCAAGCCACATTTGGGTTGACCACAACTCCTTGTCCCACTGTGCTGATGGCCTTGTGGATGCTGTCTTGGGCTCAACAGCCATTACTATTTCAAACAACCACTTCACTCACCACAATGAG GTGATTCTGCTGGGCCACAGTGACTCTTACACAAGAGACAAGCTCATGCAAGTGACCATCGCATACAACCATTTCGGAGAGGGACTTATCCAGAGAATGCCACG GTGTAGACATGGATATTTTCACGTGGTGAACAATGACTATACTCACTGGGAAATGTATGCCATTGGTGGAAGTGCTAACCCCACCATTAACAGCCAGGGAAACCGATACAATGCTCCTGTTAACCCTTTTGCAAAGGAG GTGACTAAGAGAGTGGAAACAGCAGAAAGTCAGTGGAAGGGTTGGAATTGGAGGTCTGAGGGAGATTTGTTGCTGAATGGTGCCTTTTTCACACCATCAGGAGCCGGAGCCTCAGCCAGCTATGCCAGGGCCTCAAGCTTAGGTGCCAAATCTTCTTCCATGGTTGGTTCCATGACTTCCAATGCTGGTGCACTAGGTTGCAAAAGAGGCCATCAGTGCTAG
- the LOC106772070 gene encoding probable pectate lyase 8 isoform X1 translates to MAVVSSSSSSSTSMWVFFFFLLPLFIHLQATMATTTPQISHLRNVEVKKHRLPSLQNSSMAERALEAEKLNEQAAVANPEEVVSMVEMSIQNSTQRRNLGFFSCGTGNPIDDCWRCDPNWQRNRKRLADCGIGFGRNAIGGRDGKFYVVTDPRDDDPVNPKPGTLRHAVIQDRPLWIVFKRDMVIQLKQELIMNSFKTIDGRGANVHIANGACITIQFVTNVIIHGLHIHDCVPTGNAMVRSSPTHFGWRTMADGDAISIFSSSHIWVDHNSLSHCADGLVDAVLGSTAITISNNHFTHHNEVILLGHSDSYTRDKLMQVTIAYNHFGEGLIQRMPRCRHGYFHVVNNDYTHWEMYAIGGSANPTINSQGNRYNAPVNPFAKEVTKRVETAESQWKGWNWRSEGDLLLNGAFFTPSGAGASASYARASSLGAKSSSMVGSMTSNAGALGCKRGHQC, encoded by the exons ATGGCGGtcgtttcttcttcttcttcttcttctacttccaTGTgggtcttctttttcttccttctgcCGCTGTTCATTCACCTACAAGCAACCATGGCCACCACCACTCCGCAGATCTCTCACCTCAG GAATGTTGAAGTGAAAAAACACAGGTTGCCGAGCTTGCAGAACTCGTCAATGGCGGAGAG GGCACTGGAGGCTGAAAAGTTAAATGAACAAGCTGCAGTGGCTAACCCAGAGGAAGTGGTTTCAATGGTTGAGAT GAGCATCCAGAATAGTACACAGAGAAGGAATCTGGGGTTTTTCTCTTGTGGAACTGGTAACCCCATTGATGATTGCTGGCGTTGTGACCCCAACTGGCAGCGCAACAGGAAGCGTCTTGCAGATTGTGGCATTGGATTCGGCAGAAATGCCATTGGTGGTCGCGATGGAAAGTTCTATGTTGTGACTGACCCCAGGGATGATGACCCTGTGAACCCCAAACCTGGCACTCTTCGTCATGCTGTGATACAGGATAGGCCCTTGTGGATTGTGTTCAAGAGGGACATGGTTATTCAGTTGAAGCAAGAGCTAATCATGAACAGCTTCAAGACCATTGATGGAAGAGGAGCCAATGTGCACATTGCTAATGGGGCATGTATCACAATTCAGTTTGTTACCAATGTCATCATCCATGGCCTGCATATTCATGACTGCGTACCTACCGGAAATGCCATGGTGAGGAGCTCCCCCACCCACTTTGGGTGGAGGACAATGGCTGATGGAGATGCCATCTCCATATTTAGCTCAAGCCACATTTGGGTTGACCACAACTCCTTGTCCCACTGTGCTGATGGCCTTGTGGATGCTGTCTTGGGCTCAACAGCCATTACTATTTCAAACAACCACTTCACTCACCACAATGAG GTGATTCTGCTGGGCCACAGTGACTCTTACACAAGAGACAAGCTCATGCAAGTGACCATCGCATACAACCATTTCGGAGAGGGACTTATCCAGAGAATGCCACG GTGTAGACATGGATATTTTCACGTGGTGAACAATGACTATACTCACTGGGAAATGTATGCCATTGGTGGAAGTGCTAACCCCACCATTAACAGCCAGGGAAACCGATACAATGCTCCTGTTAACCCTTTTGCAAAGGAG GTGACTAAGAGAGTGGAAACAGCAGAAAGTCAGTGGAAGGGTTGGAATTGGAGGTCTGAGGGAGATTTGTTGCTGAATGGTGCCTTTTTCACACCATCAGGAGCCGGAGCCTCAGCCAGCTATGCCAGGGCCTCAAGCTTAGGTGCCAAATCTTCTTCCATGGTTGGTTCCATGACTTCCAATGCTGGTGCACTAGGTTGCAAAAGAGGCCATCAGTGCTAG